Genomic segment of Leishmania panamensis strain MHOM/PA/94/PSC-1 chromosome 20 sequence:
gagggaatgCGCAGCTTACTACGTCGTAAAGGCGAGGTCTGCAACAAGGGCGATGTGGTCGGACGGATATTTCTTGTTCGGCAAGGCAAAGTTCTCTGCCAGCTCGGCCTCTGGAGGAATGGGCACTGTGCGAAGGACTTCTAAAGAGTCTTCGGAGAAGAAGATGTAGTCAATCACCTCACGAAAAGTGAGCGTGAAGTTCGTCCACGGCAGTGAGAGATCGGTGCGCTGGTAGGCGTCCTGCAAGTGCATCTGTGGTCCGTAGAGCGCCTCGTGAAACACCTTCGTAATAACGCGCTCCTCATACTCGCGTCGTGCGGATTCCTCTTGTCCTTGCGTCTCGTTGCTTGCTTCCACAGGAACATCTGCCAacttggtggtggtgggcttCGCCGTTTCTGCTGGCGatttttgctgctgcgtgggGCTCTTTCGCGCCACTCTAgtctgcggcagcaccgcgtccCTGTCAAGCAGCTCTCCGAGGTTCTCGGCTTCGTAACCAAGCAGTCGCGCGCAACCCCACCAGAAGAGCTTCCCCTTATCCCACGATGGGTGATTGGCCTCCACCTGACCCGTTGTGAGAAGACGGTACGCGCCGGTGGGGTGCGTGCAGTTGAAATCCCCACACATGACAACAGgtcggcgcggcggtgcatGGTCGGCAAAACTGGATGACGGTGACGCCACCGCGTCCCCGCCAGGCGGAATCAGGGACGCCTCGTGCAGccagtgcagcagcatgTACGCTTGCAGAATACGAACGTGGCACGCATTGGCGTGGTAAAAAAGATGCGTATTAccgaccaccacctccttgtcACTGGTGGTTTCTCGAAGCACCACTCGCGCCCCAATGGTGGTCACTGTGGAAAGCGCTTCCTTCAGCTCAGGGCAAGCACCCACCCGCCCCGCCAGGTCCGGAAACATGGAGGAAAGAGTTTGAAAGTTCAGCGGGACAGACGCGGATTCAACGAGATGAAAGCGAGACTCGCGAAACAGGAAACCGCAGCCCTCCCTCACCGATCCAGACTTGTTGCAGTACACTCCGTCGTACCCGCACGCGCGCATCACAGGCAGAAAGTAGCCTTGAAAGACATCTCGACCGCACTCCTGCAAGCAGACCAGATCCGCATGATAGGCTAAGAGCTCCTGCACGATGCGCACCTTTCGGTTCTCAAGGTCGAGAACCTCATCGCTGGCAAACGGGTATATCTTCGCCTTGGAGTTCTTCGATGTGCAGAAGTCATCGTAGAGTATGTTGTAGGTGACAACGCGGAAAGCCGGGTAGTTGACATCCGTGACCGTTTCCTGCCAACGTGACACCGGTGGCGGTAGCTGGCGCACGACACCAGGCAGACGCATCTCCGTCCAGAGGCCAGTGGCGGGGTCCAGAGAAACCCGCAGCATCATCGCCTTGCCCTGCAGGTCGCTGGTTGGCGTGAAGGTTGGCGCGGTGCCAACCACGCGAAAGGTTGCATCTCCGTGAGTGGGGCTGCGCGAGCTCGCCGACGCCTCAGAGAGCACGCACCACTCGTAGCATACCCTCTCCTTGGACgcgaagagcagcgacacgTCTGCGCACGCGAGCGGCAGCCCTACGTACGGTATACCTGGCGACGTGAGAGAGGTGATCGTAGGCACGTTGTAGAGCACACGTACGTTGGTCTCATTGACGCACAGCACCTGAGCGTGCTTCCAAAAGACAGAGTTGGGTAGTACTGGGTTCAGTTCCGTGTACGGTGCTGCTTCGCTCAATGACGGGAGGACAGCTGACTTCGCCCCTGGAGCAGCCAGGGAACtgtccgcctccgccaccctGGCGAGGTcggaggagcggcagaaggCGCGCACAGTTGGACAGTCAGCAAAAATTTGCTCCTTCGTGATCCGTTTCGAGTTATTCCTGCTtggccgcggtggtgcgaAGAGCAGACGGATGCGATCCAGCGTTTTGGATGccacctccttttcctcccgAGCCATGCTCTTTACTACGACTGTGGAGACACGCTTCGgctgcgacggtgccgtAGTACCCGTCACGGATGATGAGGGCGGCAATCCATTGCTCGCTGGTTCCGAGAGTTGGATAGACAGGTCAAGAGTAACGACCTGACTTCCCTCTGGGTGGAGCACCACCACTTTGTTCTTTCCCTGCATTCTGCGCTGCAAAAGTGGGCGAGCCACAGCGGATGGCACTACGTGCGATGACGATGAGGCTGAGGATGTGGAGGTAGTGCCCTGCGATGCAGCGGTGGGCAACGACGCTGATGTGGCGGCCCGAGTGTGGTGCCTCGCTGCGTTCCAGCGGCTCTGCGCCCTCTCCGTCCGGTAATCTGTCAGAAAGGACGCAGAAGCGGGGAACGCGGTAGCAGCCTTGGAGGGCGGCTTGCTTCTCGCCAAGGATGATTGAGTGACTGGTGTACTCGCGGCGGTAGTGTTTTGCGGATGCGTCTCCACGTGTGAGGCGGAAGTATCGGCCGAGTTGGAATGCGTCGCGCCAAGCGACGAGGCGAAGGGGCGAaagcgacgcagcggcagccgagAAAGCATGAAGAAAGACgaggcaacagcagcaaacccacaaacacgcacacacacacacagccaacGATAGTGGCACGAGCAACgacgacaaaaaaaaaaaagagaggcgctcGTGCCGGAGAGTGACGCGCTAGACCGTGACACACGCGAACCACAGACACGTGTAGCACAGGCGGACACTAGACGGAACCGTCGCGCCGATCTACTGTATTGAGTTGATGCGACTCACCATACTCAGTGCCATATCGAGGGGTAAAGAAGACACACAGAAGCGAGAAAACAAAGTGCACCTGTGGacgtagcagcagcagcagatgtagaaggagaggggggaagctGAAGCTGTCGAGAGTGatgtcgctgctggacaCACAAGTCAATATTAGAGCCACCTTACCACGTGCACCGGGCCCTCCAGAGAAGCTCTCAGCGAAggcagagggaagaggcCCACAACGAGTGAGCAGACTGGTACGGCTGAACACACCGGTTACGAAAGGGAAGCAGCAAATTGTAACACTTCTAGTGCTCATACAACTGTCTGTATGACGCCACTAGCCACCTATGCGCCGCCCTATCAACGCTGGCAGCTGCCCCTCTGTTCGTGCATATGGGTCTGTGTTGATTCTCTTTCGTTGGTTCGCTTCccctctgcagcagcggctaaCAACCGCCCCTTAAATGGGCGAACACACCCCCAAAAATAAATGCGCATCCGCTTTCACAGAAAagcaagcgcacacacacacacacacacacacacagacacacagacacacagacacacagacacacggaGTACCGTCACCGAGCGCCACAACGAGTTTCTCACCTCCCACTCGCAGCTTGCAAGTATCAGAAGGAGCAACGCGCAACGACTCAAGTTATCCTATGCGGCAAAGGCAGCCAGGAAAGCTGCTGATATGGTCACTACGCTGTCGCGTTTACTGGGGGTGGCGCCTTCCCACGATAATCCTCTGCGATGTCCCAGCATTTGGGCTTCACTGTGTTcaccgtcagcgccaccatAGGCGCCACGCAGGTCACCATACCACCCCAGGCCATTTCAAGCAcaaagctgcagcacagcagaaCAGCGAGCGCTGACACAACGCTCATGGTCACGGAGGCGCTCACAAACGCCTCGTACGAAAATGGCACGAGCACTTCGTTACCCTTTGTGGTGACACCACGTGATaccgccacctgcgccgcctttgacaggtgctgctgcatctcttTATCTGCAAGCCCGTAGGCCAGCACAATCGTCACGAGGAATagcagcgcgccgctcaTGCACACGTAGACGATCACATCCTTCACCACTGGAAGAAAGGGTTTCTGCAAGATGGCTAGGGAAAGGAATGAAAACCACTGAAGGGAAGTCGTTACGGTAACCATGATGCCGCAGCCACACAGGCTGAGCAGAAGGAAAGCGGGGAAGAACAGCGGTCGTGGAGCTAAGAACAGTtaaagaagggagaggcgaaTACACCAACAAGCAGAGACAGCCGCATAAAGTAAAAAAATATGCTCGTGCACACAACAGTAAAGCCAAGACACCGGGGATAGAGGAGAtaagggggaagagaaaggagaggagggaaggtggAAGATAGATACACAggcatatatatatgtatatgtatacGGCCCAAGCGCAACAGGTGCGCACTACTGTCCATCAGACAGTCAACAGGCGCCCGGAAAGGTACACAGAGGtcccgctgcaccgcctttGATGGGCACTGCATCGGCAAACCACGCAGCAATGCCTCTCGTTCATTAGCA
This window contains:
- a CDS encoding hypothetical protein (TriTrypDB/GeneDB-style sysID: LpmP.20.1900), producing the protein MLSRLPLRRFRPFASSLGATHSNSADTSASHVETHPQNTTAASTPVTQSSLARSKPPSKAATAFPASASFLTDYRTERAQSRWNAARHHTRAATSASLPTAASQGTTSTSSASSSSHVVPSAVARPLLQRRMQGKNKVVVLHPEGSQVVTLDLSIQLSEPASNGLPPSSSVTGTTAPSQPKRVSTVVVKSMAREEKEVASKTLDRIRLLFAPPRPSRNNSKRITKEQIFADCPTVRAFCRSSDLARVAEADSSLAAPGAKSAVLPSLSEAAPYTELNPVLPNSVFWKHAQVLCVNETNVRVLYNVPTITSLTSPGIPYVGLPLACADVSLLFASKERVCYEWCVLSEASASSRSPTHGDATFRVVGTAPTFTPTSDLQGKAMMLRVSLDPATGLWTEMRLPGVVRQLPPPVSRWQETVTDVNYPAFRVVTYNILYDDFCTSKNSKAKIYPFASDEVLDLENRKVRIVQELLAYHADLVCLQECGRDVFQGYFLPVMRACGYDGVYCNKSGSVREGCGFLFRESRFHLVESASVPLNFQTLSSMFPDLAGRVGACPELKEALSTVTTIGARVVLRETTSDKEVVVGNTHLFYHANACHVRILQAYMLLHWLHEASLIPPGGDAVASPSSSFADHAPPRRPVVMCGDFNCTHPTGAYRLLTTGQVEANHPSWDKGKLFWWGCARLLGYEAENLGELLDRDAVLPQTRVARKSPTQQQKSPAETAKPTTTKLADVPVEASNETQGQEESARREYEERVITKVFHEALYGPQMHLQDAYQRTDLSLPWTNFTLTFREVIDYIFFSEDSLEVLRTVPIPPEAELAENFALPNKKYPSDHIALVADLAFTT
- a CDS encoding hypothetical protein (TriTrypDB/GeneDB-style sysID: LpmP.20.1910); protein product: MVTVTTSLQWFSFLSLAILQKPFLPVVKDVIVYVCMSGALLFLVTIVLAYGLADKEMQQHLSKAAQVAVSRGVTTKGNEVLVPFSYEAFVSASVTMSVVSALAVLLCCSFVLEMAWGGMVTCVAPMVALTVNTVKPKCWDIAEDYRGKAPPPVNATA